The window TCGTCTGTGTCTGTCCGCTTGtctttgtgacagctgaagatgTGTCGCATCTCCTCCTCATACCTGATGAAGTTCTCGCCGAAGCGCACCCAGGCTTTCAGAGGCACGGTGATGGTGTTCCTGTAGGGCTGCCGGACCTCACTGATCTTCAGAAACACGCCGAACCTGTTCGAGCCCACGTCGAAGTAAAAGCGCTTATTGTCGACGCGGAACGACGCGGCCTCGGGCAGCTCAGGTGACTCGTCGTGGTTTCGCGCGGCCCGGTCGGGCTCGTTGTCGCCGTAATCGTCGATGAGTTGAGACAGCGCGTCCCTGAACTCGATGAGCCCTTGAGCAGGCAGCACAATCGTCTGCTCGATGCCCTGACCGTAGTAGCCCATGGTGCCGTGTCCTCTGGTGACGGTCTGTCTGATGCGCAGGAACCGACCGCGCTGGTTCTCCTTCAGGTCCAGATAGTATTTTCTGTTGTCCCTCTCGATGAACTCGCTCTTCAACACCCGGTGGATCTGCTCCTCGGACGCGGCGGAGCCGGTGGATGATGCCGGCTGATCTGGCGCTGCTCTCCTGCGGGAGTCCATCACGCGGCCCTGGCCGTTACTCTGCTCCTCCGGCCGCGGCGCCTGCTGGCATCCTCTGAGCCCGATGTGCGCGTAATAATCGATGAAATCCCCCAGGCAGTACCGCAAATCGGGTGCCATGGACATGGACAGGGTGAGCTTGCTCTTCCGTATGTTGTCGTGCCGGCCTCGGCCGATCCACACCTCGGCGATCTTCAGGAAGCGACCCCTGGTGCTCTGCTTGACGTCCAGGTAGAAGCGCTTCTTCTGGATGTCCACGCGTTTGGACGCGAGCTCCTGTATGTCTGACGCTTTGTTGCTCACATACTGCTGCTGCGAGTATCCTGATGTCATCCTGCCTCTGCCTCTGTCCACCCCCCTCCGGTGATTATCGGCCATAATCATTCACAGCGATCCGCGCTTCATCGCCGCTCTCCATACACCGTGTGCTGCTGTATTATTCCGTTAACGGAGTTTCCTCGACTGACCTGAAAATGGCAGCGGCGGCTCATCGACTCTCTTTGTCCTGATGAAAGGTCAAGCGTGGCGCGGAGGCACGTACATTTTGCGCCTTATTTTAAAACCTCTTGTTTTGCGTTTCACCATCCATCTGATGACACTTTTCTCCTGCCAACGGGAGTGAGAGAGATAGAGCGGGTCTCTATGGAGGGCGCTGCTGCTCTAGTGCGAATGAGAGACGAATGAACTCGATGACCCATCAACCCCCCCCTCCCTCTACAGAGCTGCAGCTCAACGCTGCGTACTAAAACACTTGGTACAGTACGTACTTTAAAGTATGCTGGAAGCCAGTCGGCCAGAATCGTAAAATCATTCGTTTAAAATTAAAAGAGATATTATGCTTATCATGATCAATAAATAAACGTAGTGACAAATCCACATTTTACTTCAGTATTcatgtatttaatgtttttatttttaatatatatcatCAACTGTATCATTATTTCGTACTGCTGTCATGTACTCATGAAATTCGGTGTTGTAGTATGCATACTTGTAGCCTGGTTTTCAAACATTGGTCTGCTAAATGATGACATGCACTGTTTTAACTCAAACTTGCATCCGATGCTATTCCAATAAGCTGCTCTGAGTGAATATGCGCAATATCTCAGAGGGAATGAAAGAAAATGTAATGTATATgcaaatagcaaaataaataaatataaaataataataataaaaataataataatgataaaatgtgtgtatatacatatatatatatatatatatatacacacacacactttaattttAGTGCATGTGTTCATACATCGTTAAAGCTGTGGACTGCTGATCTTGTTACGAATGGCTTTTTAAATCAGTTACCAGAGAAAAAGCGTGAAACTTGTACCACTGCATGAGCGTCTTCTTCAATACATTTAAGACATTTCAATACTTcctatgatttttatttttttttttattttttttttttttgctaattgttaaacttttaaacagaaatcaATTATATTTTTGAGAACTGTTTAAAATGTTGTACGCTCAAAAAacggttttattctacatatgggTGCACATCATAAGtgccgccatgttgagatcatgaTCATTAGCCAATGTTTGCTCTATTATAATCCCctgtaatggacccttttcacatttaaggGTTTTGGAATGCGAAAGTTAACAATTGCAGGGTAAACCTCgatagtggtgaatgggagaccacgacaaatacaatttttgcttacccatttgctccagcataaaaagaaaaatgccactattacatttgcaccactttccaaatgaagaaaaaaaataaaataaagaggaCTGGTTTACAAATGTCAGAAGAGTGAAATGGCACATTTACTGTCACACTCTCAAGAGATGTACCTCATCGCATCTGtggtaaatctttttttttcccagggtaatataatataaagtatGTTGTTACTGTATaatttaaaatggcaaaaaaaaaaaaaaaatgctagatttacgctgctaagtaaggcagaaacgcgtcatcacagtctatgaaaagggtccattggatgttttcacatgtggaataaattaatcatggttgaatGATAATAGTGCATTCTACAGTGGCATTGGCAATCGATGATTAAGAATTTCTGTTTTTGTATGATGCTACATGTACAATCCCAATTCTAAAGAAGTCAGGACAATATACAAAATGCCAATAcatacaaaaagacaaaaaaaagacaaaaaaaaaaaacaaaaaaaaaaaacaaaaaacctttgacttgtattcaaacaaaaacagaataaaagacATAGTACTTCATGTTTTACGTAATCAGCAACATTGCTTTTtgaagatataattttttttgtttgttattttcctGAAATTGATACctgcaacacattccaaaaaagttgagacggggcaaTTTAGGATGAATAACAatctgacaagttgaaataacaaggtgatgggAATCAGGAGATGTTTAACAAGTGAGGCAATTGTGTTATAATATAAAaagcctccaaaaaaaaaaaaaaaaaaaaaaaaagaaaagcctagtccttcaagagcaaggaagGGGTCTGCAAGGTtcctcttataggacccttttgccttcctgtttctaattaaagCTCCTAATTaattttttgagccactctttaattTTATAACGCCACCTGGTGAAAGTTCCCATtatcttctggaagtagaagaccttgtaaaataatttccaaaatagctaccttcatattttgatgcactcattttatgtgaaatctttgctgattttgataaagtcaaattaacaataacatttattttgttactgatatttcaaaatttgtatttattgaattcaagtaACATGTGCTTAACATTTATTTGatagaaaaataggtttaaacaggtttaaaaaataattttttttgactattatttcatatgttaggctttatataATTAAGCTTAATTCTTTGTATAAAAAAACGTTTATTACACTATTCATTGCtttaactgcatgtttgccctacattacaaaaaataacttagCTTAGGTAGTTggggaaaataaaatattaatattttactcTGTGTGGTttaaaagtactgattaaactagatacaaACTATagttgagacaaactataatgttggtctgacaaaaccttgtctgaaagtttaaaatagtttgaaatgcTTGAATTTAGAATATTTGTACAGGTTtaacagtaagaaagaaagaaaaagaaagaaagaaagaaagaaagaagagagcatcttaagGCAGATTAAAGGacttgtgtgtaagttttgacagctgaaaTTTGAAATCACAAACATTCCAAAACACTTGTAGCTCATataaatattctgtcaatgtaatgtagtcatggggatttttggacactttgaaaaggcttaaatgatgccttagtAGGACTTTtcgatggaagaataataatggtagccaagctgtaggatcgttccaaacagaatttcataaaaaatgaccaaataacagataattctgatCCCTCACCTTTCAGCCCTttaaagctctcacaatggagggtaaagtctttgaaggaaatagggtgttgggatgatcacttctgaatggaacgcaacccatcattcagatgagttcaAAAAGATATAGCAGcgcgagccagaactgcctgaactctttgccgaaTTTCACCAAACTCTTGTGTAGATACTGTAGGAACCtgctgtatttgttaaattcgtaaatatttaaaagtgtttgatgaagttaaaatatattcataaatTATAATGGCccctttaaatactgtatatgcattttgtatgcataatttgtagtatttacattgagtttacattatgtataacaaacattaaaatggtagtgtctctttaagaacagtggctgttcagccTCCGTGTTACGGTTGagcggtttctttaccacatctgtgctgtgtgtttgaattaatctgactgtaaatgaCAGAActggtattaaaagagacttaaatcaaagAAAATATATTGCGTATTTCTCAAccttaaaagaaaattggccctggGGCCCTTGCTAGCCATAATACGCCCCTGTTCtcatgagtccacatttcaaataatttctggaaaaaaacagccgttgtgttctctgggccaaagttGGAAAAGGACCTTCCAAGTGTCTGTCATATTacgggtaacttgcacatctgtgaggtcGTTCACGAACGAGAAGTCATGTTTAGACTCAAATTACGACTCATTGATTGGGCATATACATTAGTGGGTCAAACTAATGAAATGCTCCTTCACAGTCTGCGCTATAAAAcgtattcacgctagcgccatatttgatttttaatgggaatgacaatgaggttgtgagggatagacttacagtctcttcaatggcacgaatggtataaagctgtataaagctccttgatcacatctgattttccacaactcacgttgtctggagttctttgtctaATTAATGTTTTTGGAAAGAtagtttttcaatgttttgtcctcggaacgatccaaaaacactttaaatgtcagtacagcccattgaagagactgtatgtccctcacagccttttttcattttcttttaaaaatgaaaaaaagatggATAGATTTTAAAACACTCATAATCAGAAGTACTTTTTattggattacatgattacatattaatcaggcaaaggcagtaaattgttcataatttattgatccccctaattctttttttttatctgaaaaaataaaaataaataacacatttttttaaatcaccctCCCATTGATAGATTATAACCTAATAAATGTAATCCTTAACATTACATTACTGTTTGCactttagtcatgtaatttgtaattattacCGGATTGCAATTCTGAAGTAAACTACCCAGCACTGCCCATTATTACCCAACATTGGTTGAGTCAAATCTTTAAAATTGAAGAACACAACAGATTTATGCAGAGATGTGACACACTGGATGCATTTCCAAATGTATCCTCCAATAGACATGGCTATGATATCCTTTtaatttttatgaaatatttggGTTAAATGCTAACTCATGGGcctacaatatgcactatatattACTAGTTGCATGATGCTCATGTGTACCATCTTCTTTAAGTGGAGCTGTGCCACTGGCATTAAACCACCCTGACAGTGAATGTCTGAAATTTTAATGAGCTCcatacttaacccttgtgcgacattcgggacatttttgtctttttaattttttttttttttttatcattttgtctgtgttaatgccaacgggatacattttgccaaaagtgtgtatttttttggggaattttgatatttcaactttagttcctataatacatctataatacactgtgtacacaaaatagttacactcaggaccttaaggacaaaaatgtcccaattgaaacccattaaaacagcaatatttgatcccagtgccattaaagaaaaaaatcaaaatcatgaattctatgatattatgctttcattccagagccctggcttcaaaatgtaattatttaaatttttccactagatggcgccatttttgTCGTGTTTAGCCTGTGGagaaaatacatgcttttttcttattttctgtttgctgtattatagagcacggcaggccaattgaataaatgatgcagataaaattgtgtgggtgtgttggtatggatgtcagagtgtattttttatgtgtgtattgacacatttatgtgtgtgtgtgtgtgtgtgtgtgtgtgtgtgtgtgtgtgtgtgtgtgtaaaaaaacaacagtgatattatgtaaacaaactggcatttaaagggttaaaatcctgaaaatgaatgaatatttggtagttatgatcaggactgatgttggttaaagaaattaactaattgaaagtggaaaataatattaatatataacattattatggcagtttttgacgTAGACATTTTTGTTCTCTAAGGAcctctaatttttttaaattgacgcacaagggttaaacagcatttttggacATTAATGCGCATATTCAAACGCATTCAACTCGCTAGGTTCGTAAAACGCAGTGATCAAATTGATTTCACTCCAGTCCCACAGGTGGCGCTGGTTCATATAATCCCAAACGAGCACACAAACACAGCGGCGGGAGAGTTTGGCTACAGGAACTCGAGGTCGAGGATTCTCGTACAACTCCAAATGGATATTCAACACAAATGAACACAACGTGAGTTATTAAAGCTTTCGGAGGAATATATACAGTGTGGAAAAAAATGCACACGCAGGCGGCGGAATAATATACATTCATGCAGCGCTGTTAAATGTGGAGTCTGATGTCACGGTGTGATTACTGTGTCATTGTTAGTATTAAACAGTGTCAACAGCAATAGTAATGTTATCACTACGAAACAACAACTATTTTGAATCGTACTGTTATTATGTTGCCGTACTAACTTGGTTGTATGCTTTATTTGTAAAGTGAGattaaatgaagctgtaatgGGTGACAGAACTCTACCTGACTGGATGAACAACAAACCTCATGAGGAAGAACACGTGAGCAAActaaacattaaccaagactcATAACAAACGTGAACCTTTCACAGTGAGCACAAACCTTACAGAAACACTTACCGCACATAAGtcatacgtaaaaaaaaaaaaacacaaaccatACACCAAAAATATAAACAGAGCATAACAATCAAACTGACCTGTTTGATCTAAGTCCGTTCTTTTTCTTTCAAGCGCATGAAATCTCAGTTGTCATGTTGTGTGCAGTATCATATCCTCCTGGTCATGGTCAGTCCTCTTTGTACCTGTGCTTTCGataatgtgtgtgttttccaTTGGTTGAGGGAGTAAAAGCAACTTATTTGCATTATTTACTGAGGCACCTGCCGCATTATGCTCGTATTCAAATCAAGCCAAAGCACAGGTCAACAGTCAAGAAATACTTGTTTACTTATACCAGCTTATTAAAGATACATCATGTCATAGATGCAATATATTTGGCATGTGTTGTGTAGGACAGACATTTAGGAAGATTCAGTTAGGGTGAAAATTAAGcagcttttatgatgttttaACATCACTGCATGTAACTTGTACAGTTTGCGTGATACTTTCAGTGTATAGATTAGGTTTGTTTCCTGAGACCGAAGTGTGTTATACTGATGGTGTGACATTTGCATACCAGCTTTACTCCTGAAAACTGACATACTCATGGTTCTTTGTCAAAGACCGCAGTCAGTCATGGCTTTTGGGCCAATAAATGCATCATTATTCTTTtgtctaaatataaatgttaaggATGCCCTGAAAGATCTTGTGGTTTATATTTCACAATTTGTTGTACAATTCAGAATTGAGAAGTATTGTGCAAAGTGAAAAAATAACTTATTTTGCTAACCCAGAAAACAAACTGTAAAATTAGAAAGTCCTTCACCTGTACGAAAAGCACTTGGCAGTCCTCCATATCTATATGATTGtatgttctgttttcccattcaACTGTTGCAGGGTCATATATCTGAGAGAGAACATTGTCATTTAAAAGCTGCTGCTGTATCAGGAAACTAGATAGTTAATCAGTGAAAATGTACTCTTTAGATATTATGTATGATTTAAGACTaatgtaaaaacacatttaaaatgtagttttttttaaatcaatttttctcagattttcttattgttttaaatatattgttttgtgtttccACAGAGATCAGGAGCCTATAAGAAGAATGAACTGGAAGATCATCTTCCTTATCTGGAGTTTGGTGGAACAGTCATATACAGCCAGGAAAGACATGACTGCTCATTTCTGTCCGAAGATTTGAGGTGATAAATATGAGGAAATCTCATGAAAAACATGTGCAGGTCACATTGTACCacaatctttttttatatatactgtatataatgtttttttgcataatgaaaATGAAGACTATTTTAAGACCATTGGGATTATTTAGGCTatgttgtaacattattttcctaACAATTTAAGACACCCCCCCAGTTCTTCTCATCATTTGAGTTTGTTTGTATAtcctgtcaagtcatttttatttctatagtgctttttacaacacatattgtttcaaatcagctttacagaaaatgatgctctaacagaaaatgatgctgtaatgtcttaagtCCTCATTGTGCAGTTTAAATATATAATGCGATTGTTGATAAAAAtgattgtctttaggcccccaatgagccaaaggtgactgtggcaagaagtacaaaactccataagatgttagtttatGGAGAAACacaatcttgggagaaaccaggctcagttGGGGGAGCCAGATCCCTCCTGGCTATATAGCATTAATACTGTATactgccaatattagttatctatgcatattacaagtcttgttttatgtaagaaaactgagtagatgttggtgggaaATGTTTAATACTAAAGGATTGTGTATGAACTGAAAGATGATTAAGTGTATTCTATTATTCTTTATGGTTTTTtattaccttttatttatttaaataagcatAATTTAAAGGCAGGTCATAGAAACAGgtttcattttcttcatgcaaaaatatttctttcttttgcttttggggtgaattatgacCTGCCTGGACATGTTTATGGCATGTTTCATAAGATGCTCTTTTACACCATCTCCTTTGACATGACTATCTGACCTAATGCTGAAGGGTCTGTACAAAAAGTCCTGTGTAGGTTTGACCTAAATACACAGTAACTGAAGTACATTttagcacttaaaggaatagttaacccaaaaattaaaatcctctcatcatttattcatgatGCCATCCAagatatgtgtgactttctttattctgctgaacacaaactatttttagaatatctcagctctgtaggtcctcataatgcaaattaatgggtaccaacattttaaagctacaaaaaggcagcataaatgtaatccatacgactccagtggtttaatccatgcttTCAGAATcggatcagtatttaagtcttttttttttattataaatctccactttcacatttgtcttttttttgtttttgttttttggcgatttgcattctttgtgcatttcgccACCCACTaggcaggtaggagaatttatagtaaaaaaagtacttaaatattgatgttgatgTCACAAATGTAATGATCATTTTTGAGGTCCTTAAAATACTAAAGGTGCAATCAGTTTTGGAATAAGGGCTCTAAATGTGAATACGgcctaaaatgtaataacttttggtttaaaaaattaacatttttttttggtTCATATAGTAAATTCAACtaacatataattatataaataacagGTATTGATCACACTCCACATATTCTTTGCCACAAATTAGATTTCTGCAGTGCCCAAAAAGGAAATCACCTAATAGCCTGAAATATACAATATGACAAAAACTGAGAAATGCATGTATTGTAATAGAGAAATAAATCTGTTAATAATTGAAATGTTATTAATATTGAACACCCTAGATCAGTGGTTGCCAAACTCTGTAACCCCTTTTAGAATATcatttattgggggggggggcatataTGATTGTTAgggtccccctcaatgtctatatTGGTTACGGCCCTGAGGGAAGGTATCTGATAACCCTCTCTCTCATCTTATGTCTCTCTCTTGTGTGTCACTTACAGATGTTGTCTGGCATCAGGCTCCGC of the Myxocyprinus asiaticus isolate MX2 ecotype Aquarium Trade chromosome 42, UBuf_Myxa_2, whole genome shotgun sequence genome contains:
- the LOC127432646 gene encoding purine-rich element-binding protein gamma-like, with the translated sequence MIMADNHRRGVDRGRGRMTSGYSQQQYVSNKASDIQELASKRVDIQKKRFYLDVKQSTRGRFLKIAEVWIGRGRHDNIRKSKLTLSMSMAPDLRYCLGDFIDYYAHIGLRGCQQAPRPEEQSNGQGRVMDSRRRAAPDQPASSTGSAASEEQIHRVLKSEFIERDNRKYYLDLKENQRGRFLRIRQTVTRGHGTMGYYGQGIEQTIVLPAQGLIEFRDALSQLIDDYGDNEPDRAARNHDESPELPEAASFRVDNKRFYFDVGSNRFGVFLKISEVRQPYRNTITVPLKAWVRFGENFIRYEEEMRHIFSCHKDKRTDTDEHDD